ACGAGGTAAGACTTTTTCCACGAGCGAAAGAGCTTTTGGAAGAGTTATTTGCAGAATCAATAAATATGGGTCTCTGGACAGGTCGGGACAGAAAAAGCTCTCTTAGAATTCTCAAAAGATTTGAGCTTGAAAGGTTTTTTAAGGGGATTATCTGCGGGGATGACCTGAAGACCCATAAACCCAATCCTGAGGGGATTTTCAAGCTCATGGTATTGTTAAATGCTACACCCAAGACATTAATCTATGTGGGAGATTCTGAACATGATATCCTGGCAGGAAAGCGTGCCGGCATCAAGACGATTATCTGTTTAAACTCCCATCACCCCTTTATCAGACCGGCGGATTTAATGGTAAAATCTTTGGAGG
This sequence is a window from Nitrospinota bacterium. Protein-coding genes within it:
- a CDS encoding HAD-IA family hydrolase, which encodes MNPAVVFDLDGTLVDTLSVVYSSFRYAVEPFRELPSDEEIEEGLCGPVEKNLQRLLKGDRESMLKARVRLGEYAAKHQDEVRLFPRAKELLEELFAESINMGLWTGRDRKSSLRILKRFELERFFKGIICGDDLKTHKPNPEGIFKLMVLLNATPKTLIYVGDSEHDILAGKRAGIKTIICLNSHHPFIRPADLMVKSLEELKTLLFDLISRIKSKLNLSKI